The Acidimicrobiales bacterium DNA window TCAAGGATCTGGTGCGTAGCCATGGCTTCAGTCCAACCCACTGCGTAGACATCCGAAAGAGGCTTGTCCGGGATTCGTGCCTGAAGCTCTGCCACCATCGTCTCCATGCCTGATGTACCACCGGTGTTCCACGTCGGCACATAGCTCGACTGGTAGTAGACCGCGTCGAGCGCCGGTGCCAACGGCGTGGCCAGAAGCACGTAGTTGTAGGTAGGCGAGTTACCCGACCAGATCGGCATGAACCCCTGAGCAGCGGCACCGCCGAAGATCTCGGCGAACACCCCTGGCCCCACAGTTGCCCATACCAGATTTGCCCCCGACTCAATCAGGCCTGCAATGACAGGCGTCTGATCGGCACCAGGGATGGCCGCTCCTTCTCCGTCATAGACGACTTCAATACCAAGGGCCTCAGCAGCCATCTTGGCACCGGTCGCGCCATCCTGCCCGTACTCACCCGGGTAGGAGATGACGGCGAGCTTGGTGTCACCCTCAACGACATTATTTGACAACCAGTCCACAGCGTTCATCGACTCATAGCAGTAGTTGGTGTATGACTCGAAAACGTTCTGGCCAAACGCCGGATCAGGCCAACCCGAATACCACGACAACGGAATAGCTCCCAGGCCGTCTTCAACCAACGCCTCGGCGATCGCCGCCGTGTGGGGCGAGCCGGTCGAC harbors:
- a CDS encoding ABC transporter substrate-binding protein; the encoded protein is PEDAAALWLADNCARWTGWASADQGVCPEAPVAAETLYDYGVTDDTIRIGAIADLSGIFAPLVIQIIDAQTSYWDMVNDHGGIDGKQVEFVVLDNGYDVPTHLERYEAMKDKDSGVVFLSQSTGSPHTAAIAEALVEDGLGAIPLSWYSGWPDPAFGQNVFESYTNYCYESMNAVDWLSNNVVEGDTKLAVISYPGEYGQDGATGAKMAAEALGIEVVYDGEGAAIPGADQTPVIAGLIESGANLVWATVGPGVFAEIFGGAAAQGFMPIWSGNSPTYNYVLLATPLAPALDAVYYQSSYVPTWNTGGTSGMETMVAELQARIPDKPLSDVYAVGWTEAMATHQILETAANNKDMTRAGVIVAANETVVDYQGLAPNQGYGGEVNDFIVRESYIFDIQADLFDAEATVAGGGSTGSVMLGGGPIMSDQARDHVYEGACFSAG